In Amycolatopsis jiangsuensis, the following proteins share a genomic window:
- a CDS encoding terminase: MTAAVLEPEVVYGSTTPRLWTRPLVEGPPGPCGCGCALTPETSYGFDVEEFARDTLRRPLDPWQRWAAIHGGELLPDGRPRFRILLLLIARQNGKTELLVILTLFWMFIECRRLVLGTSTNLTYAVESWNKAVDLVEASEALAEDIPPNGVRRTNGENELRTIYKARYRVAASNRKGGRSLTIDRLIADELREHHDFTAWSAAVPAMNAVWDAQAWAISNQGDDLSVVLDSLRKAALSFIETGEGDERLGLLEWSAPDGSKAADVRAIQAANPNLGYRLSLSSILGEARRAQAAGGEELAHYLTEILCMRVPMLDPAINADRWAACLDRGDLSDVRGRVALCFDVSLDGRHATLAAAAVLPDGRVRVEVVAAWDDMAVMRREMRGWVRRVGPRRIGWFPSGPAAAYAAVLTDNDQADWPPEGVEVEGIRAEVPAVCMGLAELVDAQQVAHSDDPLLNAQVPATEKLRQGDAWRFTRRGAGHCDATYATAGAAHLARTLPDDKPAPWFGVV; encoded by the coding sequence TCTGGACGCGTCCGCTCGTCGAGGGCCCGCCGGGGCCGTGCGGGTGTGGCTGCGCGCTGACGCCGGAGACGAGCTACGGGTTTGACGTCGAGGAATTCGCGCGGGACACGCTGCGCCGGCCGCTGGATCCGTGGCAGCGGTGGGCTGCGATCCACGGCGGGGAGCTGCTGCCCGACGGGCGCCCGCGGTTCCGGATCCTGCTGCTGCTGATCGCGCGGCAGAACGGCAAGACCGAGCTGCTCGTGATCCTGACGCTGTTCTGGATGTTCATCGAGTGTCGACGGCTGGTGCTCGGGACGTCGACGAACCTCACGTACGCAGTGGAGTCGTGGAACAAGGCGGTAGACCTCGTCGAGGCGTCCGAGGCGCTGGCCGAGGACATTCCGCCCAACGGTGTCCGGCGTACGAACGGCGAGAACGAGCTGCGGACGATCTACAAGGCCCGCTACCGGGTCGCCGCGAGCAATCGGAAGGGCGGCCGGTCGCTCACGATCGACCGCCTGATCGCCGACGAGCTGCGTGAGCACCACGACTTCACCGCCTGGAGCGCGGCCGTGCCCGCGATGAACGCCGTGTGGGACGCGCAGGCGTGGGCGATCTCGAACCAGGGGGACGACCTGTCGGTGGTGCTCGACTCGCTGCGCAAGGCCGCGCTGTCGTTCATCGAGACGGGCGAGGGTGACGAGCGGCTCGGGCTGCTGGAGTGGTCTGCTCCGGATGGCTCGAAAGCCGCGGACGTGCGCGCGATCCAGGCTGCCAACCCGAACCTTGGCTATCGGCTGTCTCTGTCCAGCATCCTCGGTGAGGCGCGGCGCGCGCAGGCCGCCGGCGGGGAAGAGCTGGCGCACTACCTCACCGAGATCTTGTGCATGCGCGTGCCGATGCTGGACCCGGCGATCAACGCGGACCGGTGGGCGGCATGCCTGGATCGAGGAGACCTGTCGGACGTGCGCGGCCGGGTGGCGTTGTGCTTCGACGTGTCGCTCGATGGCCGGCACGCCACGCTCGCCGCGGCCGCGGTGCTGCCAGACGGACGGGTGCGGGTCGAGGTCGTGGCGGCGTGGGACGACATGGCGGTGATGCGGCGTGAGATGCGCGGCTGGGTGCGGCGCGTCGGGCCGCGCCGGATCGGCTGGTTCCCCTCGGGACCGGCGGCCGCCTACGCCGCGGTGCTGACTGACAACGACCAGGCCGACTGGCCACCCGAGGGGGTCGAGGTCGAGGGCATCCGCGCCGAAGTGCCGGCGGTGTGCATGGGGCTGGCAGAGCTGGTCGACGCGCAGCAGGTCGCGCACTCGGATGACCCGTTGCTGAACGCGCAGGTACCGGCGACGGAGAAGCTTCGGCAGGGCGACGCGTGGCGGTTCACCCGCCGCGGCGCCGGCCACTGCGACGCCACCTACGCCACTGCGGGGGCTGCGCACCTCGCGCGCACTCTGCCTGACGACAAGCCCGCGCCGTGGTTCGGCGTGGTGTGA
- a CDS encoding phage portal protein, with product MGLGRLFTRTSGSGTRHARMLVSDGIRIGPAAGIAGDTWWGHGGFLRALGIPGVDRAVRLISSVVGGLPWDAYTDGAADFAQKVAPRPILLEQPNPEEVRMASFSNWTADYLLHGNAVGVIAERDGAGVPTAIVPVPARMVGIRRADGQTYSVLPTGAIEYSIGGRVFSAHDVLHVKGLAEPGALRGLGVLEAHLHGDGALGLAEELARQARNISQDGVPTGVLKATSPDVTPDQLREAKALWLETQRDRTIAALAPSTDFEPLAWDPEKLQLIEARKLSLLEVANVFGLPPRYLGASSGDSMTYSNGETEAIDLMKFSVGEHVARFEQTLTLLFPPGTWVTAKLDAILRADTAARYTAHETGIRAGFLLKSEARALENLPPVDGIDDEPAQQQSPPHATVLPLPTGSQSPQEEAS from the coding sequence ATGGGACTCGGGAGGTTGTTCACCCGCACGTCGGGAAGCGGTACGCGGCATGCGCGGATGCTCGTGTCGGACGGGATCCGGATCGGCCCGGCCGCGGGCATCGCGGGTGATACGTGGTGGGGCCACGGCGGGTTCCTGCGTGCCCTGGGCATCCCGGGGGTGGATCGCGCGGTGCGGCTGATCTCGTCGGTGGTGGGTGGTTTGCCGTGGGACGCCTACACCGACGGCGCCGCCGACTTCGCACAGAAGGTCGCGCCGCGGCCGATCCTGCTGGAGCAGCCGAACCCGGAAGAGGTGCGGATGGCGTCGTTCTCGAACTGGACGGCGGACTACCTGTTGCACGGCAACGCGGTCGGGGTGATCGCCGAGCGCGACGGGGCCGGCGTGCCGACCGCAATCGTGCCGGTGCCGGCGCGCATGGTCGGGATCCGGCGCGCCGACGGCCAGACCTATTCGGTGTTGCCGACGGGCGCGATTGAGTACAGCATCGGTGGGCGGGTCTTCTCCGCGCACGACGTGCTGCACGTGAAAGGGCTCGCCGAGCCGGGTGCGCTGCGTGGGCTCGGCGTTCTGGAGGCGCACTTGCATGGTGACGGCGCGCTGGGCCTGGCCGAGGAGCTGGCGCGCCAAGCCCGCAACATCTCCCAGGACGGCGTGCCGACCGGTGTGCTCAAGGCCACCAGTCCGGACGTGACGCCGGACCAGCTGCGCGAGGCGAAAGCGCTGTGGCTGGAGACGCAACGCGATCGGACGATCGCCGCGCTCGCACCGAGTACGGACTTCGAACCGCTGGCGTGGGATCCGGAGAAGCTGCAGCTGATCGAGGCGCGGAAGCTGTCGCTGCTGGAAGTCGCGAACGTCTTCGGGCTGCCGCCGCGGTACCTCGGTGCGTCCTCAGGTGACAGCATGACCTACTCCAACGGCGAAACCGAAGCCATCGACCTGATGAAGTTCAGCGTCGGTGAGCACGTCGCCCGGTTCGAGCAGACATTGACGCTGCTGTTCCCGCCGGGCACGTGGGTCACGGCGAAACTGGACGCGATCCTGCGCGCAGACACCGCAGCGCGCTACACCGCGCATGAGACCGGCATCCGGGCCGGCTTCCTGCTCAAGTCCGAGGCGCGTGCGCTGGAGAACCTGCCGCCGGTGGACGGGATCGACGACGAGCCGGCACAGCAGCAGTCGCCGCCGCACGCCACTGTCTTACCGCTCCCTACCGGGAGCCAGAGCCCGCAGGAGGAAGCCTCGTGA
- a CDS encoding HK97 family phage prohead protease — MTGDVLTRQWMPELEVRSAAQGGDGRTVCGIAVPYGRPQQIDSRLTEQFARGAFNAQLRAAHRIPFTRNHLPHGGTLIGVATELRDDAAGLYGEWRVSKTPAGDETLELIKDGALSELSIGFREGQNRALPGGVTERASATLTEVAIVMAGAYGDAATVAAVRAESAVDRRAEFDRILAALPVLSAEADAFTRAAARGQSNLKYGPGSPLWKYWTGPEGFARFGSSATPWETLRDALLKEGVPPTMADGLATNIMQATPAGRALFKAHHAGARG; from the coding sequence ATGACCGGTGACGTGCTGACCCGGCAGTGGATGCCGGAGCTGGAGGTGCGCTCGGCCGCGCAGGGCGGTGACGGTCGCACCGTTTGCGGGATCGCCGTCCCGTACGGACGTCCACAGCAGATCGACTCGCGGCTGACCGAGCAGTTCGCGCGGGGCGCGTTCAACGCGCAGCTGCGCGCCGCGCACCGCATCCCCTTCACCCGCAACCATCTGCCGCACGGCGGGACGCTGATCGGCGTCGCTACCGAGCTGCGCGACGATGCCGCCGGGCTCTACGGCGAGTGGCGCGTGTCCAAGACCCCGGCGGGGGACGAGACGCTGGAGCTGATCAAGGACGGTGCGCTCTCCGAGCTGTCGATCGGGTTCCGTGAGGGGCAGAACCGGGCGCTGCCCGGCGGGGTGACCGAGCGGGCGAGTGCGACCCTGACCGAGGTGGCCATCGTCATGGCCGGCGCCTACGGCGACGCTGCGACCGTGGCCGCGGTCCGCGCCGAGTCCGCCGTGGACCGGCGCGCCGAGTTCGACCGGATCCTCGCCGCGTTGCCGGTCCTGTCGGCCGAGGCGGACGCGTTCACCCGTGCGGCGGCGCGCGGCCAGTCGAACCTGAAGTACGGGCCGGGTTCTCCGCTGTGGAAGTACTGGACCGGTCCGGAGGGGTTCGCGCGGTTCGGTAGCAGCGCGACGCCGTGGGAGACGCTGCGTGACGCGCTGCTGAAGGAGGGCGTGCCGCCCACGATGGCCGATGGCCTGGCCACGAACATCATGCAGGCCACCCCGGCCGGGCGTGCGTTGTTCAAAGCGCACCACGCCGGAGCGCGCGGGTAA